The sequence TCTTTTATTTTTTTAAAAACTTTATCATTTATTTTTAATGAGCCTTCATTAGGAATTTCCCAGAATTTAATTTCTGAATTTTTTATTATTTCTTCAATATAATCTATTGATTTATTAATAAGAAAAAGAGAAGATATTGAGAAGATCAAGAATATCACTCTTGAGTAAGCCAATCAATTATTTTGTGCGGATCATCATTTTCAATTATAACTTTAATTGGTCCAAGAGGAGATTCTCCTATTGGCTCTGAAAATGATATTTGCCCAACTGAAGCAACTTGCTTATTTAAATAAAAAATAATCTTTTTCCCTTCAATACCTTTAAGAAATATTGCTTTTGCAGCTGCTCTAATTTTTCTAATTTTTAATAACATTTTAAATTTTTTTAAATCTTCTAAATTTTTTAATTCAGCTTCTAAAAATTTTTCTTCATTTTTATTAATTAAAATTACATTAGCTGTTGGAAAAATATTCTTAATAGCTTTCTCAACTTTATCTTTATTTTCTGTATTATTAAGGATAGAAGAAATTTTAATAATCATTTTCACCATTCCATTAATAATTGTAAATTCAAATAACATTTATGCTTGAATAAATATTTTCAATTTTAATAATTAAAAAAATGAGATAAAAATTAAGAGAAAAGGAGTATATTATAGAAGAGCATGGTCACTATGTAAGTGCTTTTTTGTAGCTTTTTACGTAGATGCTCTAAAGAAGGAAATTTTAATAAGAGTTACTTTTCTTACGTCTTTCCAAAAGCAGCGTAAGATAGCACTTCTGCTTTATCTCCAAGTGTATATATGCAATCTACTTCAAGACCAAATTCTATTGCTCTTGGTATTATTTGTATTCCATCTAGCACAATAACTATCTTATGAACTGCTTTTGCTTCATCCTCGAAAGGTGGATAGAAGCCCCCTAAAGTATCAAGAGACTGTGCAAGAAGATCAAGAATGTCCGCTAATTCCTTAAGCATATTTGCCCAGTTCTCGATATCCTCCTGTGTCTTCAGCGCATTCCATGCTGTGTCTTGTATGGAGTCTACTATTTCTCTATACTCATAGAAATCCCAAAACATTCCCTCCTCCCAATCATCATAGTTTTCTCCTTGAGGTACATAGCTCTTAGCACTCTCTAATGCTGCGTATAGACCTGTTTTAGCTCTATCAATATAATAAACCTTAAAAACGCTTTCAATGAAAACTTTTTCATAGTATGGCATTATTTCGTTAACAAGCTTTTTTTCAAACATTTCTTCTTCTTCAACTTGGCTCATATTCTCAGACTTAGCTATCTCGTGCAATCGCGCAAGTTCTATACAATCAGAAATCATCTGGATGATAGGTGACTTGTAAGGCATATCTGGAATCTGTTCCAAAATAAATTTAACAAGGTCGGATATGAGCTTTGTTCTAATATACGTCACTAGCGCGACAAGCGCTTTTTCAACAGCTTCCTTGGCTGCTGTAAAGCGCCCACCTGTTAGAATATCGTATGCTAACTCCAGTACTGCTGCTGCTAATATCTCTTTGAAGGACATTTCTCTAGCAATTGCGAATCCTTTCAACGCCCTAATAATTTTATAAATGTCTTTTATTATTTCCATGAAATCCTTAATTGCATTTTCAAGTTCACGTTGAGCATATTCATTAAAGTTTGCGTAACCTGAAAGAGCAACATAAAAACGTTTGATAGCTACCATCTCTTGCCATGTTATTCCATCTGCTTCTAGCTCATTTAACCACTTCTCAGCTTCAGCAACAAAATCTTTAAATGGGTTATCAGGTAATGAATATTCATCCAAGTCTTTTAGTAATCCTCTAGCCTTTGCAAGTTCCATTTCTCTTTCCCCAGTTTTAACTCTTAATGTGAAATTCAACCCTTCTGCTGGGATCTCAATCCTACGCCTCTCTTCATATCTAAGAGTTTCATAGCTATATACTGGATTACCATGTGTACGGGTAATTAGATAATAATTGCCAATAGGCATTCTGTCAATGAAGATTAAACCATTTTTTGGTTTCTCTTGCGATTGAGTACATATCTTACGATCTCCCATTTCTCTATAGAAGTATAACCAAACATCATCAGTAGGATTTCCACCTTCATCATAAACATTAATCATAAGTTTTGCTGTTTGTTGATAAGGAACATAAGAAAAACTGCATTCTACCCATTCACTAGAACGACTAGGATCTATAGCTTTAATCGTAACTCTTACAGTATAATTATGTGGATCTCCTGGTATATTAAGCTGACTTTTCCATGCAAAAAAGTATTGACTTTCTACAATTTGATCACTTTTTATCTTAATATCCTCTTGTTGAAAAGGCCACGATATACGTGTTCCGAATGTTTCAAAGCCAGCCATTGCTTTTGGGTTTATATTAGCATCAAAATATCCTTTTAGATGTTGCAACTTCTCAGGTTGGCTATATAATATTTCAAAACCTTTATCTTTAAGAAATAGCTCAACAGCTGATAAAGTTGCAGCAGAACAATCTGGAGCATACCAGAAGGTTCCATATACACTTTTTGCTGGGGAATCGGTAATAATCACAATAACTTTTCGTGCATCTTTTCTAAAATCAAATTCACTTACTACTAACATCAATTGATCATAGCTTGCAGCAGGATCCCACCATTCACCACCACTTAGCTGTACATTATCCAACCATTGATGAATTTCTTCAGCTTCCATAGTGCCACGAAAAGGCATCGTGAATGCCCAATTAGTATATGATGCGGCAGGAGAATTTTCCACAGTACTCCCTTCATATTTTACAACTGCCATACGAAAATCAACATGCTCAGATAGAAGTCTATCAACAAATTCATGAAGCTCAGAATGTATTCCAGGCATTTCATCTTCCATTGAACCTGTCATATCCACTAGAAAGACAATATCCAATTTCTCATCAGTAACAGATCTTTCCCAGAATCCATCTCCATAAAACTGATAATACGAGTTTGCTTCACCAAATTCATAATCGACAAAAGTAATTGGTAGCTCTTGAATAACATTTCCTTTTGAATCAAGAAGAGCTTCAGAGAGACTAAAATCATTTAAAGATAATCCAGTTACCCATTTTCCTTCTGGATCTTTCATTGATACAGAAGCCCAAAGAAGGCATTTACCAGCTGCATGATCCCAAAGCGAAAAATTGTTTAAAACTAATCGCGTTCTTTTCTGAATTAATGTTTGCCAAATAACGAATGAAGATGCTGCAATTATAGCACCTATTAGAATAATAACTATTATACTTTTTGGTGTTATTTTATCCCCCTCTTTATTTTAAAATAAAGTACTTGTGATATATAAAATTTTATACTTACTTTTTAAACTTATGAGAGGCATATTAAGCTATAGCTTAAGAAATTCTAAGGTTAAGGCATAGCATTTAGAATTAAATAAATTAAATTTATAATGAAAAGAATATATAATAATGAGATAATACTGATAATTTTAAAAGAATGAATATCATTTAATAAAATAACCTTCAGAAAATGGTAAAATCAAATTAGTTTATAAGATATGCTATTATAAGAAAACTTAAGATAAGATATTATTAGAACAAATATTCAATTAAGAATAATAGATGAAAATGTTTTTAAGAAAAGCAAATAGTTTGATTCAAATATTACTTAAGAATTTAAAAAAGCAATTAAGCATTTTAATATAACAAAAATATTCTAATCTTCAACTATCGGATGATTTTCCATTAGGAAAAATATTAACCGCTTACATTATTTAAAAAATAATAGGAATTTATTATCTTTTTCTAATTAAAATATTTAAGATTACAATACTATTCTCTTCTTTCCACGATTATCTTGCATTTAGTCGCTATTGCTGCAATTACTCCTAAAGCAGCCATCCATGGCGCCAAGAGAGCACCTATAACACATACGGTAGCAGGTATCTCAAGTAGCATTTCTCCCTTCTCATTCTTAACAATTATTCTCGTGACATTCCCTTCATGAATAATCTTTTTAATTGTTTTAACAAGCTCTTCCGAGGAAACGGAATACTCTTCTCTTGAAACTTTGCCCACAGGAGACCCGCAAATATAACAATAAGCAACATCTTCAGGTAATTCCTTACCGCACTCTTGACAACGCTTCAAACATTCATCACTTACACTAGAAAATTCTTTTCATGTTTTTAAAGTTTTTCTAAGCTTGAAGCTTTAACTCATCCCATCAATTTGGAGAAAGTTTCCAGTCATTCTCTAATGAAGTTTTCTCTGATTTTAAATGCGTATTTATTTTTTAAGTATCTTAAATATCTTGCTTAAGTCTTTAAAAGTAGCATTAGGATTATAGACTTTTTTATAAAGAAAAATATAAGCAGGCTGAAGAAGACCTAGTACCAGGACTAAACTATGATATTGAAAAAAAATCTAGCAACGATCTTTTTTACTTATAATTGATGAAATTTTTTGAATTTGTTTATTTAATTCTTTCAATGTTCCATCATTTAAAATATAAAAATCTGCTTCAGCTAAAACTGCTCCTAATCCTATTAAAGATTCTATTCTATCTCTTTTAATAAATTCCTCAAAACTTGATGGGTCATCTTCTCTTCTTCTTTTAAATAATCTTAGAAACCTATTTTCTTTAGATGCTATTACAGCTAATAAAATAAAATTTTCAAAATTTTTTTTAAAAAAATCTAATTCATGAATGCTCCTTATACCATCAATAATTATTACTCCATTTTTAATATTTGATAGTTTTATTTCTTCAAATATTTTTTTAGCAATAATATCTTCCCCTTCTTCTTCTCTTATTTTAATCATAATTTTTTCTAAATTATTTCTAGAGGGTTCTATATTCCTTTCTTTAGCTATTCTACGAATTATATCTCCCATTATATATATTGGAGCATTAAATTTTTTACTTAATATTTTACATACTTCTGTTTTCCCTGCTCCTGGCATTCCAGCTATTCCAAATACTAACAATTTCTTTAGATCATTGGATTCTTTAATCATTTTTGAATAATCTTATCCTCTAGAAATATAAAAATTTTATTCGATTATGAATACTGCTGCTGCAATAGTAGTAGTCCATTTACCATCTTTATCCCCTATAGCAGATTGACAAATTCCTTTAGTTTTAATATATTTACTTTTTATTTCATATGTTTCTCCTTTTTCTATTATCTCTATTTGCTCTCCTGTTAATCCAAGAGTTGTAGCAAGCATTGTAGCTGCAAGATATTCTGCATAAGCTTCACTTTTCTTTTCAGTTTCTCCAAAAGCATGATGTTCACTTATGTATCCATAACTCTTATTTCCTATTGGAAGAGCTAACCCTATAGCAGAGCTAATTAATCTATGTGGTTCATTTGTAGAATTTTTTGACATTACGCAAAAAGTTATTTGTCCAGGTTTAAGCATTTTAACTCCTTCTTCTCTAGGGATCAGTTTGCATTCCGGTGGAAAAATACTTGAAACATAAACTAAGTTACATTTTTCAATTCCAGCATCTCTTAAAGCTAATTCAAAACTATGCAAATAATCTTTATGTTTTCCTACACCTCTAGTAAAAAACATATATTTTGGTATCATTACCATTCCTTTTTACAATCTTATTTATTCTTAAAAAGCTATTTATAAACTTTTTGGTTCCATTATTCTCTGATTAACTACCTTTAGCACTTACTTTCCTTTTTAATTTTACTTGTAGAATTCCATTACGGTAAATTGTTTCCATAATTTCAACTTCTTCATAAATTTTAACAAGTTTTCTAAAACCTTGCCCTCCCAAAATCTTCAAATCATGATCGATAAGGCTGACTTTAACTTTATTTTCAGGACCTGGTACTTCCGCGATTATAGTTATTTCTGTTCCATAGTCAATAACATCGTAAATCCACTTAGTCTTAGAAAGAGGTTGTGCTATTTCTTCCTTTATTGTTTTTTGAATTTCTTTTAACCAAAAAATAAGTAATGTTACAGCCAATGCAGTAAGTATGAATCCTAATAAACCTCTTTGGAAACGAATAAGGAGTATTGCTATTATTCCTATAGCAACCAAACCTATTATTATGACTATAAGAGGAATCATATCGGCCATATCTTCCTTTATACGCATTTTTACCATCTAATCATCCCTCTAAAGAAATAGTAATATAATGAAGTTCTATTATACCTCTAACATTAACTAGAACGCCGAAGTTTACTTTAGAATTTTCAGTCCACATTAGTATCTTATCGGCATCTTTACCCCAATTCTCTATGAAGGAATTAACAAGTTCTCTAGCTACATTCCATTGATCTTCAGATATGTAGTTTACTTCTCCTTCTTGAAAAGAGACAGTAGGATAGATTGTCTTAGGCTCCACAACAGTTAAGCCATTATCCTCAAAAAGTTTCAAGATATTCTTTAACCTCTGCTCTTTTCCTATCTCCTCGGATGGTGGCGGAGCTTCCAAGCCGACCAGTTGAACTAAGAAAGATTTAAAAGATTCTTCAACACTATTTCCAAGACCAACATGATATTTTCCCGTAAAAGCAGCTCCAACAGTTACTATTGTTCCTAACTCAGCAACAACTCCAGGGGCACCAGCTGTATAGACAGGGATGAAGTATACATCATGGTCTCCTATACGGTAAAAGATAATATCACCGACACGTGGTTCACGAAGCAATGTTTTCAACTTTGCAAAGTCAGGATTTTTCTCCATAGCCTCTAGCACAGCGGTAGGACCGAGTAGCTTCGTTGGAGAATCTATATCTACCTTATAGAAAATCATTTCACCAAAGTTTTCATAATCATTTCGTACAATCATGTATCCTGCAAGATTTCGACCACCTGCACCTCGAAGCTCAAGCGATAAAAGCCCAATATATTCAAATTTCTCAAATCCTGGAGGCTTAGCTATTACATAGTACGTGTCCAATCCCATTGGTATTTCAAAAAATTCCTTTGCTACGATAAATGTGGCTGGATCTGTTACGTGGAAAAAGTTATACATGCTTACTTTCCACTCAAATAATTCCTCAGGGTATCTAAGCTGTTTCTTTAACCAATCTGGAACCTCTGTAAATATGTATTCACCATAGGCTTTCTTAAAAAGTTCACTAAAATAGTCATTTCCTAGTATTAGAAGTTGAATTTTCCCATGATAAATGTCGATTAAGGCATATCCTACAAGCCTCATAAGCGGGTTGCCACCACTCCAAGGAACATTTCCTCCATTAAGACGGATAATTAGAGGCATGAGCCAATAAGTGTTTATACCATCTGTCACTGGAAGTATATCTATGTTTCTTCCTTCAAACTGATATTCAAAATAGGGAAAAAGAAGTTTCATCCTATCGTAGACATCTCTATATCGTAACACATGGATTGTCTCACTCATATAAGACCAAAAGAAAACTGGATCAAAGAGCCAGCTTAAGGGTGGAGGAATATCTATTCCACCTTTTCCATCGTAAAAAAAGCCTCCAAGCTCATCACTTTTCTTCCGATTGACTGGGAATGCGCTCCATGTTTCACTGAATAAGCCCCCTTCACCATAGTAAACTCTTCTTTGCTGGAAAAACTGTTCTGTTTCAATAATCGTGCCCGTATGAGCGTCTAAGATAAGGAAGCCTGCAGGCACGTGTGTATAGACCAAATGTTGAGCATACCATCTATCTTCTGGACGAACAGTTACAGGCAATATAGGTTTCATTGATGCACTCCAATAGATATCATTCTCAAAACGAAGAATGTCTGAATCTTGAAAGTCAATATAGGGAATTAATCCAATTTCAGGTTTTAGCTTAGCAAAAGCAGCTTGCCAGTCCCATAAGCGTATCTTACTTAAGAGTTCTTTATGCATAGCAACATAGGCAGATATGCGTTCTGGTGAGATAGGTTTTACACCAAAATCGTAAGGTATTTCTTTCACATCATCCAGTTCAGCTAAGTATCGATTAACGGCAATTTGTTGGGCTACATATGGTCCTCTCCACTCAACTTTCCTAGCATCTGCGATGCTGTTCTGAATTGCCATAGCTGACCCAGCTAAAAGTATTATTATAAATATTGTTAAGGCACGAAGAATTATTGAACGAGGTGTAATAGTGAATAACCACTTTTTTCTAATTCCATCTAGATAAGAAAAAAAGGCGAATACTCCACTAAGGATTGTTAATAATCCAATTACGACCTTAGTGTTATAGTCAATGAATGATGAGAAAAAGAATTTGCTCATCATCCAGAAAAGCCCTAAAGCTATTAAGGCTTCAATAACACCAATACGCCAACGTGTCTGTAGACTCTCACCTTTTAACTCTTCAACACTTGGTGTAATGATACGCACCAATTGAGTTAAAAACACTAAAACTATTAAACGGATTTCTATCGCTCTAAGAATAGGAGTAATTATTAGAGTTAGAGACGGAATTAATGGTATAACATTCGTTTTAGCATAGGACAAATCCATTGGGGGTGTTATGAAAGGAAGACTGAAGATTTTCCATATCTTTTCTATGCCTATTTCCCAACCTTGTATCATACCATATATAGTCATACCGAAAATCATATTCCTAAAGAAGAGAATACCTATAATGACTTTTGTTACTTGCCAAGCTGCAAATCTTCCGGGCGACATCTTGAAGGTTTTGAAGTCAATATAACGGGATGGGATAGTTCTAAGTCTTTCTTTACGCATAAGTCGTAATATCAGTCTTATAGCCCACCAGAATAATGACCTTCTATTCTTGAAATCGAATCTAAAAAAAGCAATTACAGCTAAAATCAAACCGCTCAGAAACTCGAAATATATTGGCCGGATAAAGAGCTCCCCAAATTCTAATACGTTCAACCAGAACCAGACAAGTTGTTCCATTACAGCAAAGAGTACAAGCAAGACTACTACAATTATAAGAATCCATAACATTGAACGTCCATAAGGAAAGCCCACACTCTTTGATGAATTATACAAAGTTGACCAGCTTTCATTTAAGTATTTAATAAATATTGTTCTGTGGCTTTATTTAAATCTTTACTTATAGCAGTTTTGTAGAAAAAATAGTAGAAATCATATGAATAATATTCAACTCAGCATAAGCTTAGCTTTTATCTAAAAAAAAGGAGCATAAGAAGAATATTTTTATACTTCTTGAAATTTTATTGATTAATAGCATTCAAGATAAAGAAAGTTTATTTAATAGTAAAGCAAATCTAAATATATTTTAAGTATTAATAAAGTTTATAAAATAAGAAAGATAAAAAATTTTAAATAAATGATAGAATATTAATAGTGAGTGGCTAAAAATGTCTGAAACCATAAGATCATTTATTGCAATAGATATTAAAAAGAAAGAAATAATTGATAAAATGATTAAAATTCAAGAAGAATTATTATCAACTGGAGGAGATATAAAATTAGTTGAAAAAGAAAATCTTCATATAACATTATGGTTTTTAGGAGAAGTTTCTTCTCAAATACTTAAAAAAATTTTTGAAAATATTGATAAAATAAGTTTTGAACCATTTAAATTAACTCTTTCTAAAATAGGTTATTTTCCAGGTGGAAATAGAATCAATGTAGTTTGGGTTGGAGTTCAGGATGAGTTATACAATTTAAGAAAAATATTTTATCAATTATCTGAAATACTCGACCCATTGGGTTTTAAATTAGAAGGAAAAGATTTTGCTCCGCATGTAACACTTTGTAGAGTTAAATCTTCTAGAAATAAAGATAGATTATTAGATAAAATAAAAGAATTATCAAATATAGAATTTGGAGTTGAAGAAGTATCAGAAATATTTATTAAAAAAAGTACATTAACTCCTAAAGGTCCAATATACACAAATATTTATACTCTGCGAGGAAGAAAATAATGGATAAATATGATGAAATCATTGATTATGTTTTAAAAAAAATTAAACCATCTGAAAAAGAATTGGGAGAAATAAATTCTTTAGCTTCAAAAATAATTAATAAATGTAAAGAAAAATGTATTAAAAATAGTTTAGAAACAGAAGTAATACTTAGTGGTTCAACTGCAAAAAATACTTGGCTTAGAAAGTTAGGAGAAATAGATGTATTTGTTTTATTTAATGAATCCTTAGATGAGAAAAAAATTGAAGAATATATTATTAAAATAGGGAAAGAAGTTATAAAAGATTTGAATGGTAATTATAGATTAAGATATGCAGAACATCCATATGTTGAAGGATTTATAGATAAATATAGAGTAAACATTGTAGCAGCTTATAAAGTTCCTAAAGGAGAATGGAGAAGTTCTGCTGATAGAACGCCATATCATACAGAATATGTTAATTCCAAAATTGACGATTATTTAAGAGATCAAATAAGAATTTTAAAAGCATTTTTAATAGGCTGTAAATTATACGGTGCAGAAATAAAAATTGGAGGTTTTAGTGGATATTTAGTAGAATTGCTTATAATAAACTTTGGTAGTTTTTTGAAAGTTATAGAAGAAGTAGCAAAATGGAAACCACGAGTATACATAGATATTGAAAAATTATTAAATGAAGAGGAGGCTTTAAAAAAATTCCCTTATAATCCATTAATAGTGATAGATCCAGTAGATAAAAATAGGAATGTAGCAGCTGCTGTTACAAAAACAAAGTTTTCTGAATTCATTATTTCTTCTAAATTATTTCTCAAAAACCCATCAAAAAAATTCTTTTTCCAAAAAAAATATAGGCCAAGAACAATTAAGCAAATAATTAAAGAAATTAAAAAAGAAGAAAGAAATATTTTAGCAATTTCATTTATAGATAAGGAAATTAAACCTCCAGATGTTTTATGGGGAGAATTACTAAAAACTCTTAATGGAATAGAAAAATTAATGAATAGAGAAGGGTTTAAAGTAATTAAATGTGATGCATGGAGCAATAATAAAGATTGCTTACTTTTATATGAATTACAAACTCTTCAACTTCCAAGGAATTATAAACATATAGGTCCACCAGTATATATAAAAAATGCTTTAGATTTTATTGAGAAAAATTTAAAAAATAAAGATACTATCTCTGGTCCTTGGATAAAAGGTTATAGAATATATGTAGAAAAGAAGAGAAATATACAAAATGCAAGAGAATTTTTAATTGAAAAAATTAAAAGAAATGAAGTATCAATAGCAAAAAGATTATTACCTAAAATATTAAAAGGGAAAATGATCGAAGGGACAGAAATAGCAAAATTATGTAAAAATATTGAATTAAGAGAATTTATAGATAATTTTCTAAAAGGAAGAGCACCATACATATGAGTTACATATCGATGAGTTTAAATGAATTATTAAAATGTAAAGATAATCGTTTCTTAAAGATTATATGCTATCCTATAGTATCGAATGAATGCTTTCAATATAGAATAAAAAAATTAGAAGAACTTGAAATTGAAGAAATAATTTTTAATCAAAAAGATAAAAATATATCTCCAATTGGAAAAGGATGCAAATCAATAGTTGTTTTAGTAAAAAGGAAAGGGGAATTATTGGCTGCAAAAATATTAAGAGTTGATTCTTCAAAAGAAGATTTATTACATGAAGCTGAAATGCTTAAGTATGCAAATAAGATTGGTATAGGGCCATTATTTATAGCATCAAATGAATTAATTATTTTAATGGAATATATAAAAGGTTTAGAAATGAGAGAATGGATTATTAATCTTGAAGAAGGTAAAATAGAATTATTGAGAAATGTTTTAAAAAATTTATTAATAGATTGTTATAAGCTTGATAAAGCCGGAATAGATCATGGAGAATTAAGCAATGCAAAAAAACATATTATTATAAAAAATAATTTCAAACCAAAACCAATAATAATAGATTTTGGAAAAGCTAGTTTAAATAGAAAGCCATCAAATGTATCATCTATTATTAATTACTTATTTTTCTCAGGGAATCTTTCATTAAAAATTTCAAAAATGCTTTCTATTAATAAACCTCCAATAGGATTTATTAAAGAATATAAAAAGGATTATTCTGAAGAAAAATTTTTAAAAATATTAAAAGAAATTATTGGCGAAGGACTAAATTAAATACTTCTTACTTAGCTTCAACTTTAATTTTTTTAGATTTCTTTTTATTTGATATTTTTATAATCGAAGATAAATC is a genomic window of Nitrososphaerota archaeon containing:
- a CDS encoding arginine decarboxylase, pyruvoyl-dependent → MIPKYMFFTRGVGKHKDYLHSFELALRDAGIEKCNLVYVSSIFPPECKLIPREEGVKMLKPGQITFCVMSKNSTNEPHRLISSAIGLALPIGNKSYGYISEHHAFGETEKKSEAYAEYLAATMLATTLGLTGEQIEIIEKGETYEIKSKYIKTKGICQSAIGDKDGKWTTTIAAAVFIIE
- a CDS encoding vWA domain-containing protein — translated: MKDPEGKWVTGLSLNDFSLSEALLDSKGNVIQELPITFVDYEFGEANSYYQFYGDGFWERSVTDEKLDIVFLVDMTGSMEDEMPGIHSELHEFVDRLLSEHVDFRMAVVKYEGSTVENSPAASYTNWAFTMPFRGTMEAEEIHQWLDNVQLSGGEWWDPAASYDQLMLVVSEFDFRKDARKVIVIITDSPAKSVYGTFWYAPDCSAATLSAVELFLKDKGFEILYSQPEKLQHLKGYFDANINPKAMAGFETFGTRISWPFQQEDIKIKSDQIVESQYFFAWKSQLNIPGDPHNYTVRVTIKAIDPSRSSEWVECSFSYVPYQQTAKLMINVYDEGGNPTDDVWLYFYREMGDRKICTQSQEKPKNGLIFIDRMPIGNYYLITRTHGNPVYSYETLRYEERRRIEIPAEGLNFTLRVKTGEREMELAKARGLLKDLDEYSLPDNPFKDFVAEAEKWLNELEADGITWQEMVAIKRFYVALSGYANFNEYAQRELENAIKDFMEIIKDIYKIIRALKGFAIAREMSFKEILAAAVLELAYDILTGGRFTAAKEAVEKALVALVTYIRTKLISDLVKFILEQIPDMPYKSPIIQMISDCIELARLHEIAKSENMSQVEEEEMFEKKLVNEIMPYYEKVFIESVFKVYYIDRAKTGLYAALESAKSYVPQGENYDDWEEGMFWDFYEYREIVDSIQDTAWNALKTQEDIENWANMLKELADILDLLAQSLDTLGGFYPPFEDEAKAVHKIVIVLDGIQIIPRAIEFGLEVDCIYTLGDKAEVLSYAAFGKT
- the cca gene encoding CCA tRNA nucleotidyltransferase, with amino-acid sequence MDKYDEIIDYVLKKIKPSEKELGEINSLASKIINKCKEKCIKNSLETEVILSGSTAKNTWLRKLGEIDVFVLFNESLDEKKIEEYIIKIGKEVIKDLNGNYRLRYAEHPYVEGFIDKYRVNIVAAYKVPKGEWRSSADRTPYHTEYVNSKIDDYLRDQIRILKAFLIGCKLYGAEIKIGGFSGYLVELLIINFGSFLKVIEEVAKWKPRVYIDIEKLLNEEEALKKFPYNPLIVIDPVDKNRNVAAAVTKTKFSEFIISSKLFLKNPSKKFFFQKKYRPRTIKQIIKEIKKEERNILAISFIDKEIKPPDVLWGELLKTLNGIEKLMNREGFKVIKCDAWSNNKDCLLLYELQTLQLPRNYKHIGPPVYIKNALDFIEKNLKNKDTISGPWIKGYRIYVEKKRNIQNAREFLIEKIKRNEVSIAKRLLPKILKGKMIEGTEIAKLCKNIELREFIDNFLKGRAPYI
- a CDS encoding RNA-binding domain-containing protein, which gives rise to MLFEFTIINGMVKMIIKISSILNNTENKDKVEKAIKNIFPTANVILINKNEEKFLEAELKNLEDLKKFKMLLKIRKIRAAAKAIFLKGIEGKKIIFYLNKQVASVGQISFSEPIGESPLGPIKVIIENDDPHKIIDWLTQE
- a CDS encoding DUF4342 domain-containing protein — protein: MKRCQECGKELPEDVAYCYICGSPVGKVSREEYSVSSEELVKTIKKIIHEGNVTRIIVKNEKGEMLLEIPATVCVIGALLAPWMAALGVIAAIATKCKIIVERRE
- the thpR gene encoding RNA 2',3'-cyclic phosphodiesterase, with protein sequence MSETIRSFIAIDIKKKEIIDKMIKIQEELLSTGGDIKLVEKENLHITLWFLGEVSSQILKKIFENIDKISFEPFKLTLSKIGYFPGGNRINVVWVGVQDELYNLRKIFYQLSEILDPLGFKLEGKDFAPHVTLCRVKSSRNKDRLLDKIKELSNIEFGVEEVSEIFIKKSTLTPKGPIYTNIYTLRGRK
- a CDS encoding AAA family ATPase, whose translation is MIKESNDLKKLLVFGIAGMPGAGKTEVCKILSKKFNAPIYIMGDIIRRIAKERNIEPSRNNLEKIMIKIREEEGEDIIAKKIFEEIKLSNIKNGVIIIDGIRSIHELDFFKKNFENFILLAVIASKENRFLRLFKRRREDDPSSFEEFIKRDRIESLIGLGAVLAEADFYILNDGTLKELNKQIQKISSIISKKDRC
- a CDS encoding UPF0182 family protein, producing the protein MYNSSKSVGFPYGRSMLWILIIVVVLLVLFAVMEQLVWFWLNVLEFGELFIRPIYFEFLSGLILAVIAFFRFDFKNRRSLFWWAIRLILRLMRKERLRTIPSRYIDFKTFKMSPGRFAAWQVTKVIIGILFFRNMIFGMTIYGMIQGWEIGIEKIWKIFSLPFITPPMDLSYAKTNVIPLIPSLTLIITPILRAIEIRLIVLVFLTQLVRIITPSVEELKGESLQTRWRIGVIEALIALGLFWMMSKFFFSSFIDYNTKVVIGLLTILSGVFAFFSYLDGIRKKWLFTITPRSIILRALTIFIIILLAGSAMAIQNSIADARKVEWRGPYVAQQIAVNRYLAELDDVKEIPYDFGVKPISPERISAYVAMHKELLSKIRLWDWQAAFAKLKPEIGLIPYIDFQDSDILRFENDIYWSASMKPILPVTVRPEDRWYAQHLVYTHVPAGFLILDAHTGTIIETEQFFQQRRVYYGEGGLFSETWSAFPVNRKKSDELGGFFYDGKGGIDIPPPLSWLFDPVFFWSYMSETIHVLRYRDVYDRMKLLFPYFEYQFEGRNIDILPVTDGINTYWLMPLIIRLNGGNVPWSGGNPLMRLVGYALIDIYHGKIQLLILGNDYFSELFKKAYGEYIFTEVPDWLKKQLRYPEELFEWKVSMYNFFHVTDPATFIVAKEFFEIPMGLDTYYVIAKPPGFEKFEYIGLLSLELRGAGGRNLAGYMIVRNDYENFGEMIFYKVDIDSPTKLLGPTAVLEAMEKNPDFAKLKTLLREPRVGDIIFYRIGDHDVYFIPVYTAGAPGVVAELGTIVTVGAAFTGKYHVGLGNSVEESFKSFLVQLVGLEAPPPSEEIGKEQRLKNILKLFEDNGLTVVEPKTIYPTVSFQEGEVNYISEDQWNVARELVNSFIENWGKDADKILMWTENSKVNFGVLVNVRGIIELHYITISLEG